In Massilia antarctica, the following are encoded in one genomic region:
- a CDS encoding Pls/PosA family non-ribosomal peptide synthetase, producing MLELTLLSDTPVAANPDILYGPAEPSLLKHEILADLLEASARRAPAQVALIYQERSLTYAELDQLADIGASRLIGLGVRPGHIVGLWMMRGIELLVAQAAIAKAGAAWLPVDQDTPVERLDVCVDDASAVGVVTNAAFAPQLAGGATPAWCAETLLAPLAPGEIVQRRGEVSPDQPAYVIYTSGSTGKPKGILISQRSICHFLRSENAVLGVRADDRVYQGFSVAFDMSFEEIWISYLVGATLWIGPKEIAGDPETLPRLLAANRVSVLHAVPTLLALFSEDVQTLRLINLGGEMCPESVVERWAAPGRQIFNTYGPTEATVSCSLARLEPGRAITIGTPLPNYGLLVIGTEGPVLALQPRGTTGELCITGPGLAAGYLGRPDLTDEKFLANPWASGPHDARLYRTGDLARIDADGEVQCLGRTDDQVKIRGFRVELGEIEAVLAQQPGVGTVAVLLRKDDGIDQLVAYLVAASGAADDAISGATLRRALSEHLPAYMVPSRYEALPLMPRLTSGKIDRKALKAMPLATLGAADGSDQPETAAETALFKALATLFPGQPIRREADFFSDLGGHSLFAARLASALRADPAFAHVTVRDIYLQRQIGKIAIALADSPTAGAAEQDWTPPSGVRRWICAAGQALAIPPMVTLRMAQWLAPFFTYHFYTGEPGDSVALAVAASIGVFLIATLMEFVIAIAGKWLIAGRLKAGSYPLWGWTYYRWWLADRLVESAPVYLLSGSSLYVWWLRALGARVGHEVLIGSMTLRAPDLLDIADGVSIGNAVNLENARVDRGRLLLGAISLGENASVASYAVMEGNTAVGALGHLEGQAALADGARVPQARVWGGSPARDQGPFVSTLPPRPQVSRARLAGEAVFFVLGIVLITTIFFMPVFPSFVLIDWLDEMEVMPWLQGSQLTTKLVRYFLLAFPASAVLIVLTALVSAAIRWGGLPRLQPGRSAVHSNIYCAKWLVSHIQESSLNVLHGIYATVFAPFWYRLLGAKVGRDAEISTALGVVPDMLTLGDETFIADAVMLGDEHIDGGWMTMQETVISHRSFVGNGSYIPDGTVLPERVLVGVHTHAPENGRMKSGDTWLGSPPIHLPAREQVSGYPEWLTYRPSALRRVGRTLVEMFRIVAPHALVIAVGYTVVLNVMPEAAAGQWGAVIADLALAGLVYGIGNYLFVLTLKWLLLGYYRKRSAPMWTPFVWLSEGVTNLYEGIAVPNFMRYLRGTPWLPVAFSLLGCKMGRGVYLDTTDITEFDCVSIGDYSELNAFACPQTHLFEDRVMKIDHVDIGSKVTMGPRSSVLYSAKVGDNARLGPLTLVMKGEHIPAGTSWAGCPAAPARA from the coding sequence ATGCTCGAATTAACTTTGCTTTCCGACACACCCGTCGCCGCCAATCCCGACATCCTTTACGGGCCGGCGGAACCTTCCCTGCTCAAACACGAAATCCTTGCCGACCTGCTCGAAGCGAGCGCGCGCCGCGCCCCGGCCCAGGTCGCGCTGATCTATCAGGAGCGCAGCCTCACTTACGCCGAACTGGACCAGCTGGCCGATATCGGCGCCTCGCGCCTGATCGGCCTGGGCGTGCGTCCCGGCCACATCGTCGGGCTATGGATGATGCGCGGCATCGAATTGCTTGTCGCGCAAGCGGCCATCGCCAAGGCCGGCGCCGCCTGGCTGCCGGTCGACCAGGATACGCCGGTCGAGCGCCTGGACGTGTGCGTGGACGACGCCAGCGCCGTCGGCGTGGTCACCAATGCCGCCTTCGCCCCCCAGCTGGCCGGCGGCGCCACCCCCGCCTGGTGCGCGGAAACCCTGCTGGCCCCGCTGGCACCGGGCGAAATAGTGCAGCGGCGCGGCGAGGTGTCGCCCGACCAGCCCGCCTATGTCATCTATACCTCCGGCTCGACCGGCAAGCCGAAAGGCATCCTGATTTCCCAGCGCAGCATCTGCCACTTCTTGCGCAGCGAAAACGCGGTGCTGGGTGTGCGCGCGGACGACCGCGTGTACCAGGGCTTTTCGGTGGCCTTCGACATGTCGTTCGAGGAAATCTGGATTTCCTACCTGGTCGGCGCCACGCTCTGGATTGGCCCAAAGGAAATCGCTGGTGATCCGGAAACCTTGCCGCGCCTGCTGGCGGCGAACCGGGTCAGCGTGCTGCACGCGGTGCCGACCCTGCTGGCCCTGTTCAGCGAAGATGTCCAGACCTTGCGCCTGATTAACCTCGGCGGCGAAATGTGCCCGGAATCCGTGGTCGAGCGCTGGGCCGCTCCCGGCCGCCAGATTTTCAACACCTACGGCCCGACCGAGGCCACCGTCTCGTGCAGCCTGGCGCGCCTCGAACCGGGGCGCGCGATCACCATCGGCACGCCGCTGCCCAACTACGGCTTGCTGGTGATCGGCACTGAAGGCCCGGTGCTGGCCCTGCAGCCGCGCGGGACCACGGGCGAACTGTGCATCACCGGCCCGGGCCTGGCGGCCGGCTACCTCGGGCGGCCCGACCTGACGGACGAAAAATTCCTGGCCAACCCCTGGGCCAGCGGCCCGCACGACGCGCGCCTGTACCGCACCGGCGACCTGGCGCGCATCGATGCCGACGGTGAAGTGCAGTGCCTGGGACGCACCGACGACCAGGTGAAAATCCGCGGCTTCCGCGTGGAACTGGGCGAAATCGAAGCCGTGCTGGCCCAGCAGCCTGGCGTGGGCACGGTGGCGGTGCTGCTGCGCAAGGACGATGGCATCGACCAGCTGGTCGCCTATCTGGTCGCGGCCAGCGGCGCCGCCGACGATGCCATTTCCGGCGCCACCCTGCGCCGTGCGCTGTCGGAACACTTGCCTGCGTACATGGTCCCGAGCCGCTACGAAGCCTTGCCGCTGATGCCGCGCTTAACTTCCGGCAAGATCGACCGCAAGGCGCTCAAGGCCATGCCCCTGGCCACCCTGGGCGCCGCCGATGGCTCGGACCAGCCCGAAACGGCGGCCGAAACCGCCCTGTTCAAGGCGCTGGCCACCCTGTTCCCCGGCCAGCCGATCCGGCGCGAGGCCGATTTTTTCAGCGACCTGGGCGGCCACTCCTTGTTCGCCGCTCGGCTGGCCTCGGCCTTGCGCGCCGACCCCGCGTTCGCCCACGTCACCGTGCGCGATATTTATCTGCAGCGCCAGATCGGCAAGATCGCCATCGCCCTGGCCGATTCGCCCACCGCCGGCGCCGCCGAGCAGGACTGGACGCCTCCCTCGGGCGTGCGGCGCTGGATCTGCGCGGCCGGCCAGGCACTGGCCATTCCGCCCATGGTCACCCTGCGCATGGCCCAATGGCTGGCGCCCTTCTTTACCTATCACTTTTACACCGGCGAACCGGGCGACTCGGTGGCGCTGGCCGTGGCGGCCTCGATCGGCGTGTTCCTGATCGCCACCCTGATGGAATTTGTCATCGCCATCGCCGGCAAGTGGCTCATCGCCGGCCGTCTGAAGGCCGGTTCCTACCCTCTGTGGGGCTGGACCTATTACCGTTGGTGGCTGGCCGACCGCCTGGTCGAATCGGCGCCGGTGTACCTGCTGAGCGGCTCATCCTTGTACGTGTGGTGGCTGCGCGCGCTCGGCGCGCGGGTCGGCCACGAGGTGCTGATCGGCTCGATGACCCTGCGCGCGCCGGACTTGCTCGACATCGCCGATGGCGTGAGCATCGGCAACGCCGTCAACCTGGAAAACGCCCGGGTCGATCGCGGCCGCCTGCTGCTGGGCGCGATTTCGCTGGGCGAAAATGCGTCCGTGGCATCCTATGCCGTCATGGAAGGCAACACCGCCGTCGGTGCGCTCGGCCATCTCGAGGGCCAGGCTGCCCTGGCCGATGGCGCCCGGGTGCCGCAGGCGCGCGTGTGGGGCGGCTCGCCGGCGCGCGACCAGGGTCCCTTCGTCTCCACCCTGCCGCCGCGGCCCCAGGTCAGCCGCGCGCGCCTGGCCGGCGAAGCGGTGTTTTTCGTGCTGGGCATCGTGCTGATCACCACCATCTTCTTCATGCCGGTGTTCCCCAGCTTCGTGCTGATCGACTGGCTCGATGAAATGGAAGTCATGCCATGGCTGCAGGGCAGCCAGCTCACGACCAAGCTGGTGCGCTACTTCCTGCTGGCGTTTCCGGCCAGCGCGGTGCTGATCGTGCTGACGGCGCTGGTATCGGCCGCGATCCGCTGGGGTGGGCTGCCGCGCCTGCAGCCGGGCCGCTCCGCCGTCCACAGTAATATCTATTGCGCCAAGTGGCTGGTCAGCCATATCCAGGAATCCAGCCTGAACGTGCTGCACGGCATTTACGCCACCGTCTTCGCCCCCTTCTGGTATCGCCTGCTGGGCGCCAAGGTGGGGCGCGACGCCGAGATTTCGACCGCGCTCGGCGTGGTGCCCGACATGCTGACCCTGGGCGACGAAACCTTCATCGCCGACGCCGTCATGCTGGGCGACGAACATATCGATGGCGGCTGGATGACCATGCAAGAGACGGTCATCTCGCACCGCAGCTTTGTCGGCAATGGCAGCTATATTCCGGATGGCACCGTCCTGCCGGAACGGGTACTCGTCGGCGTGCACACCCACGCCCCGGAGAACGGGCGCATGAAGAGCGGCGACACCTGGCTCGGATCGCCTCCTATCCATTTGCCGGCGCGCGAGCAGGTCAGCGGCTATCCGGAATGGCTGACCTACCGGCCGTCGGCGCTGCGCCGGGTCGGGCGCACCCTGGTCGAAATGTTCCGTATCGTGGCCCCGCATGCGCTGGTGATCGCGGTCGGCTACACCGTCGTGCTCAATGTGATGCCGGAAGCGGCTGCCGGACAGTGGGGCGCGGTCATCGCCGACCTGGCGCTGGCCGGGCTGGTGTATGGCATCGGCAATTATCTGTTCGTGCTCACGCTCAAATGGCTGCTGCTGGGCTACTACCGCAAGCGTTCCGCGCCGATGTGGACGCCGTTCGTGTGGCTGTCGGAAGGGGTGACCAATCTGTACGAGGGCATTGCCGTGCCCAATTTCATGCGCTATCTGCGCGGCACGCCGTGGCTGCCGGTGGCATTCAGCTTGCTGGGATGCAAGATGGGGCGTGGCGTGTATCTGGACACCACCGACATTACCGAGTTCGATTGCGTATCGATCGGCGATTACAGCGAGCTCAACGCATTCGCCTGTCCGCAGACCCACCTGTTCGAAGACCGGGTCATGAAAATCGACCATGTGGACATCGGCAGCAAGGTGACGATGGGACCGCGCAGTTCCGTGCTCTACAGCGCCAAGGTCGGCGACAATGCGCGCCTCGGCCCATTGACCCTGGTCATGAAGGGGGAGCACATCCCCGCCGGCACCAGCTGGGCAGGCTGCCCGGCGGCACCGGCCAGGGCCTGA
- a CDS encoding DUF535 family protein, with the protein MNLQEGPFAGGLETSHLMPSITIRSGVSESLPARVYWRERLKLEARALINRRITGQWLRVLNAHPVFCDLVRDTPRLLYKIYRPYMSNVLCADARLRVLASHYGFVFSRGLGPMIVAAARAGVPLGSVEGKTGTTYELQLRSVSVMEREGELVLQLCEGGTPVFSLAFTFAEEEAGTTVCIGCIQGPKGGDGLEAIRTATRELHGVRPKHLLVTLVRHLGHAFGCGRVRLVGNGNRVVHGAIRRGKVMADYDQMWNELGAEPRPDGDFGISCEAVREPDMEQIQSKKRSEARKRHAVVLELADALVASMIKPVHG; encoded by the coding sequence ATGAATCTTCAAGAAGGCCCTTTCGCAGGGGGGCTGGAAACATCTCACCTGATGCCGTCCATCACGATACGCTCAGGTGTGTCGGAGAGCTTGCCCGCGCGGGTCTACTGGCGCGAACGGCTCAAGCTGGAGGCGCGGGCGCTGATCAACCGCCGGATCACCGGACAATGGCTGCGCGTGCTCAATGCCCATCCGGTGTTCTGCGACCTGGTGCGCGACACTCCCAGGCTGCTGTACAAGATTTATCGCCCGTACATGAGCAACGTGCTGTGTGCCGACGCGCGTTTGCGCGTGCTGGCGAGCCACTACGGCTTCGTGTTCAGTCGCGGCCTGGGGCCGATGATCGTGGCCGCCGCGCGTGCCGGCGTGCCGCTCGGATCGGTCGAGGGAAAGACAGGAACCACCTACGAGCTGCAGTTGCGCTCGGTGTCGGTGATGGAACGCGAAGGCGAGCTGGTGCTGCAACTGTGCGAGGGCGGCACGCCGGTCTTTTCGTTGGCGTTCACCTTTGCGGAAGAAGAAGCTGGCACGACCGTGTGCATTGGCTGCATCCAGGGGCCCAAGGGCGGCGATGGCCTCGAAGCCATCCGCACGGCCACGCGCGAGTTGCATGGCGTGCGGCCGAAGCATTTGCTGGTGACCCTGGTGCGGCATCTGGGCCATGCTTTTGGCTGCGGCCGCGTGCGGCTGGTGGGCAATGGCAATCGCGTCGTGCATGGCGCGATTCGGCGTGGCAAGGTGATGGCCGATTACGACCAGATGTGGAACGAGCTCGGCGCCGAACCCCGGCCCGACGGCGACTTCGGGATTTCCTGCGAAGCGGTGCGGGAGCCCGACATGGAGCAAATCCAGTCGAAAAAACGCTCGGAAGCGCGCAAGCGCCATGCCGTCGTGCTTGAGCTGGCCGATGCGCTGGTGGCCAGCATGATCAAGCCGGTACACGGCTGA
- a CDS encoding linalool dehydratase/isomerase domain-containing protein: MHLPHTNITPLPPYERLFGPVTRARIVRLFALYLVLLGAGTAFLFVAQQDSLRIFGMGLVLPGGGFLAHADICTQNGIGHLLAALAGMTAFGMSLLVWFGTGNILAPPLTWLGLAIGAAAMRHGALRPSTIGMVYAGLAVALVALAIAMSARFAFARRQRRIDNAYLAGQTGQIGLIFDAGSDAGHAAEMSLDHLQRLRFALDRALQPLDQFNGFEKIDQFQTAAIRYQLNFLAYGVALTQARFTPAFRGYMHAAQIALLDKQTQHQVWSYWALENLWGNLQADPDPVARENIMYTGFVALQMALFSASTGRRDFSEAGRFTLAHPSGTRYTHDALSLVRRLEHEYTASPYYLIACEPNWVYPLCNTIGASAIMAFDAQHREQRWATHAEDFRHNLEAEFLDGFGRYIPCKSARTGLALPAIGGVMPLAMPCFFLNAVAPDLARRQWLLLRRQLFDRIGAFRRRAFWPIDTGNYGFSRASAYSATALAAAELGDSAVYRACIEALETECPSVLKDGVIHRRKASVWAHGVELMARAGARDGFRQLIEAPPPVAGPQLDGLAYPDVLVASAHADGDGLRAVLYADGVHVIGLTGLRAHAPYLANDIAITADAGGAAHFKLPLAGRTSLHVRPQGGG; the protein is encoded by the coding sequence ATGCATTTACCCCACACGAACATCACTCCCCTGCCGCCGTACGAACGCCTGTTCGGCCCCGTGACGCGGGCGCGCATCGTTCGGCTGTTCGCTCTGTACCTCGTTCTGCTTGGCGCCGGCACGGCATTCCTTTTCGTGGCGCAGCAGGACAGCTTGCGCATCTTCGGCATGGGATTGGTTTTGCCGGGCGGCGGTTTCCTGGCCCATGCCGATATCTGCACCCAAAACGGCATCGGTCACCTGCTGGCCGCCCTGGCCGGCATGACCGCTTTCGGCATGTCGCTGCTGGTCTGGTTCGGTACCGGCAATATCCTTGCGCCGCCCCTGACCTGGCTGGGACTGGCCATCGGCGCCGCCGCCATGCGCCACGGCGCGCTGCGTCCCTCCACCATCGGGATGGTCTATGCCGGCCTGGCAGTGGCGCTAGTCGCCCTGGCCATCGCCATGAGCGCCCGCTTCGCGTTCGCGCGCCGGCAAAGGCGGATCGATAATGCCTATCTGGCCGGCCAGACCGGCCAGATAGGCCTGATCTTCGACGCCGGCAGCGACGCGGGTCACGCCGCCGAAATGTCGCTCGACCACCTTCAGCGCCTGCGCTTCGCGCTCGACCGCGCCCTGCAGCCGCTCGACCAGTTCAACGGCTTCGAAAAGATCGACCAGTTTCAAACCGCCGCCATCCGCTATCAACTGAATTTCCTGGCCTACGGCGTGGCGCTGACCCAGGCGCGTTTCACGCCGGCCTTTCGCGGCTACATGCACGCAGCCCAGATCGCGCTGCTCGACAAACAAACGCAGCACCAGGTCTGGTCGTACTGGGCCCTGGAAAACCTGTGGGGCAACCTGCAAGCCGACCCCGACCCGGTGGCGCGCGAAAACATCATGTACACCGGCTTCGTCGCCCTGCAAATGGCGCTGTTCAGTGCCAGCACGGGGCGGCGCGACTTTTCCGAGGCCGGCCGCTTCACCCTCGCCCACCCGTCGGGCACGCGCTACACGCATGATGCGCTCTCCCTGGTGCGGCGCCTCGAGCATGAATACACGGCCTCGCCGTACTACCTGATCGCCTGCGAGCCGAACTGGGTCTACCCGCTTTGCAATACGATCGGCGCCAGCGCGATCATGGCCTTCGACGCCCAGCACCGCGAGCAGCGCTGGGCCACCCATGCCGAGGACTTCCGCCACAACCTGGAAGCCGAATTCCTCGACGGCTTCGGGCGCTACATCCCCTGCAAATCGGCCCGCACCGGCCTGGCCCTGCCGGCCATTGGCGGCGTGATGCCGCTGGCGATGCCCTGCTTTTTCCTCAACGCGGTCGCGCCCGACCTGGCGCGGCGCCAGTGGCTGCTGCTGCGCCGCCAGCTGTTCGACCGCATTGGCGCGTTCCGCCGCCGTGCCTTCTGGCCTATCGATACCGGCAACTACGGCTTCTCGCGCGCCAGCGCCTACAGCGCCACCGCGCTGGCGGCCGCGGAACTGGGCGACAGCGCGGTCTACCGCGCCTGCATCGAGGCGCTGGAGACGGAATGCCCGAGTGTGCTCAAGGATGGCGTGATCCACCGCCGCAAGGCCTCGGTCTGGGCGCATGGCGTGGAACTGATGGCGCGTGCCGGCGCGCGCGACGGCTTCCGCCAGTTGATCGAGGCGCCGCCGCCAGTCGCAGGGCCGCAGCTCGACGGCCTGGCCTACCCCGATGTCCTGGTCGCCAGCGCCCATGCCGATGGCGACGGCCTGCGCGCCGTGCTCTACGCCGACGGCGTCCACGTCATCGGGCTGACTGGTCTGCGAGCGCACGCGCCTTACCTTGCCAACGACATCGCCATCACGGCCGATGCCGGCGGCGCGGCGCACTTCAAGCTGCCCCTGGCCGGGCGCACCAGCCTGCACGTGCGCCCGCAAGGAGGCGGATAA
- a CDS encoding diacylglycerol kinase family protein: MNETKNVGTPQPFSLAARSKSFGYAIAGIVFMLKTQHNAWLHLIATVIVAGLAFYFKVSAADWRWLVVAMVAVWVAETINTAVEYVCDVVSPGYAIAVKHAKDIAAGGVLIAAAGAVLIGGLTFWPYFWPQVARLL, from the coding sequence ATGAACGAGACCAAAAACGTCGGCACGCCGCAGCCTTTTTCGCTGGCGGCGCGCTCCAAGAGCTTCGGCTACGCCATCGCGGGCATCGTGTTCATGCTCAAGACCCAGCACAATGCGTGGCTGCACCTGATCGCGACCGTGATCGTGGCCGGCCTGGCGTTCTATTTCAAGGTCAGCGCCGCCGACTGGCGCTGGCTGGTGGTGGCGATGGTGGCGGTGTGGGTGGCCGAGACCATCAACACGGCGGTCGAATACGTCTGCGACGTGGTCTCGCCGGGCTACGCGATCGCGGTCAAGCATGCCAAGGACATCGCGGCCGGCGGCGTGCTGATCGCCGCAGCCGGGGCGGTGCTGATCGGCGGCCTGACCTTCTGGCCGTACTTCTGGCCGCAGGTGGCGCGCCTGCTCTAG
- the arsH gene encoding arsenical resistance protein ArsH — MTLPNLSEAQFDLPTRDKLAAPVRFDHPPRILLLYGSLRERSFSRFLTEEAARILAHMGAEVRIFDPHGLPVTDSEAATHPKVAELRALSLWSEGQVWCSPERHGAITSVMKNQIDWIPLEVGSTRPTQGRTLAVMQVSGGSQSFNTVNTLRLLGRWMRMVTIPNQSSVPKAYEQFDEAGRMKPSPFYDRVVDVMEELFKFTLLVRERSDYLVDRYSERRDAAARQA, encoded by the coding sequence ATGACCCTGCCCAACCTGAGCGAAGCGCAGTTCGACCTGCCGACCCGGGACAAGCTGGCGGCGCCGGTGCGCTTCGACCATCCGCCGCGCATCCTGCTGCTGTACGGCTCCCTGCGCGAGCGCTCGTTCAGCCGCTTCCTCACCGAAGAAGCGGCGCGCATCCTGGCGCACATGGGCGCGGAAGTGCGCATTTTCGACCCGCACGGCCTGCCGGTGACGGACAGCGAAGCGGCCACCCATCCCAAGGTGGCGGAACTGCGCGCCTTGTCGCTCTGGTCGGAAGGGCAGGTGTGGTGCAGCCCGGAGCGGCATGGCGCCATCACGTCGGTGATGAAAAACCAGATCGACTGGATTCCGCTCGAAGTGGGCTCCACCCGGCCGACCCAGGGCCGGACCCTGGCAGTCATGCAGGTATCGGGCGGCTCGCAGTCGTTCAATACCGTCAACACCCTGCGCCTGCTGGGACGCTGGATGCGCATGGTGACGATTCCGAACCAGTCGTCGGTGCCGAAGGCATACGAGCAGTTCGACGAGGCCGGGCGCATGAAACCGTCGCCGTTTTACGACCGCGTGGTCGACGTGATGGAAGAACTGTTCAAGTTCACCCTGCTGGTGCGCGAGCGCAGCGATTATCTGGTCGACCGCTATAGCGAGCGGCGCGACGCCGCCGCCCGCCAGGCCTAG
- the arsC gene encoding arsenate reductase (glutaredoxin) (This arsenate reductase requires both glutathione and glutaredoxin to convert arsenate to arsenite, after which the efflux transporter formed by ArsA and ArsB can extrude the arsenite from the cell, providing resistance.) encodes MMEMSQQPVSARKRGGAPRIPLDTSPDTSMTLTIYHNAACSNSRRALELILASGAEPHIVDYLAEPPTRAVLADLISRAGLGVRDAMRSKEQEYADLGLADPAVGDDALLDAMVAHPTLINRPFVVTPLGVRLCRPGDLVLDILPRKDA; translated from the coding sequence ATGATGGAAATGTCGCAGCAGCCGGTATCGGCACGCAAACGCGGCGGCGCGCCGCGCATTCCCCTCGACACTTCTCCAGACACCTCAATGACCCTCACCATTTACCACAATGCGGCTTGCAGCAATTCGCGCCGCGCGCTTGAACTGATCCTTGCCAGCGGCGCCGAGCCGCATATCGTCGATTATCTCGCCGAACCGCCCACGCGCGCCGTGCTGGCGGACCTGATCTCACGCGCCGGGCTTGGCGTGCGTGACGCCATGCGCAGCAAGGAACAGGAATATGCCGACCTTGGCTTGGCCGATCCGGCCGTCGGCGACGATGCCCTGCTTGACGCGATGGTGGCCCATCCGACCCTGATCAACCGCCCGTTCGTGGTCACGCCGCTGGGCGTGCGTCTGTGCCGTCCGGGCGACCTCGTACTCGATATCCTGCCGCGCAAGGACGCCTGA